The genomic interval CGTTATTACTATTATAACTTTTCTTGCTAGAATTAGCTTGCGTTTGCTGTCTGGCTATCTAGCTAACAGTGAACCAACAGATACGAAAACAAAAGATACCTCTTCGCTGTCTAAAATTGTAATCAAAGAATAGCATGAATAAGGTGAACGAAGAGCAtcaaactagctaacgttagccactagCTAATGGATCATCTGACTGTGATTTCCTTGCCATGTGAGGATTACGCTTGTGTTGCCTAGCAACGTCGTTCATCCTCTTTTTCACTTCAGGATCACATGTCGAAATGCAAATTGAACTCTGGATTTAGCCCCGTTGTCGTGCATGTTTGATAATAACATTACCATAAAATAAAAAGTGCCACAAACAGCATTGAAATACAGTGGTTTTGTTATGTCTTCAGAACagccccagtggcctaatggataaggcactggcctcctaagccagggattgtgggttcgagtcccatctggggtgaTAATATTTTCACCCAGAAACTGCTTTGACCATCACTTTCATTGGGTGGGCATTATAACGTGGATTTAGTCTTGCTAAATGCGCGCGTGCCTAACAAGTGCACATAGATTCTGTTCATGTCATTTAAATGTAGCCAATTTGGTGTCACACTTTGCCCCCACCCGATTTAAATTAATTGCTTTTAAAgggtcatgattagttgattggagtcaggtgtgttagctggggcaaaagtgtgaccCCAATCAGGCCCAGAGGACTTGAGTTGCCCAGGCCtgctatatatagatatatataatgCATGATCCATAATCTAGCCACCCCAATTAAACATTTTTATGGACATGAGGCCAAATAGGATAAAATCTGTCAAGAACTTCCTACAATCAACCTGTGATGTGAATTTGTGCAGAACAGGAGACAACTGTCTGTTATTCATCTTCATAGCTAGAATCCCTAATTGAAACAATAAGCGTTGTAATAGttgaaataagctcatcaaccatttataaattatattcttcaagaaacaAAATGGGTATTTACCATTCAATGCAACAACTAATGATTCTATCTTTATATATCAATTTTATACTGAACAGTCTATATAACATTTGTATGGATTTCTGATTTATGTGTTTACATTGTGACTCCGTGGTTGAGTGTTGAAGGCCAAGCTGAAGACACCACAAGAGTAGAAGACAGAATTCTATGTCAATGCAAAATACCCAAtataataaatccatgtatttGTAATCGACCTCACCACAAGAAAAACACAAGTTTAAAAACAATAAGCCAAGTTTATTGACGTCACCGTTTACAGCACAGCTTTTGACTCGAGTAATTGACACCACTTAAGACCAATCAGCGGATGCACCACCCCACTCGGTAGCCTGGGCAGTGGGGGCAGCGGACCAATCCTCTGTGGCAGGCTGGGCACTCCAATCCTCTGTAGGAATACAatcatgtgtgtgtgagaatacAATCAAACCACTTATTGTAGACATTTCCAGTCAAGAAAAATTGTGTTTCTCCCGACAGGATCCGCAGTGAGGATTTGATGCTTCACTACAGGTTTATGAGAGAACTACTCTACCCCTCTGTGTTGGTCATATAGGACATTTTAAGTCCTAGATGGGCAAAAAAGGGGCAATACTAATTTACTTTCAGTAGAACTTACCAGCAAAGCCTTCAGCTGCAGCTGGGGCCTTGGAAGGAGCAGCGGCTGAAAAGGAGAATTAAACAAAGCTTGAGTCAAATTTATTCCGGgagccattttgttttgtgattGTCAAAATGTGCTACTCCATCCACCTTTGCATTTGTGGCCTCCACTCCTGTGTATTCATCGCTTACCCTCGGTGAAGCTCTTACCCTCAATGCCAGCAGGGAACTGCTGGATGGGCACAGAGGGCACTGCCACTCCCTCGGACCAGTCGGCCACCTCGGGCTGGGCGAAGTCGGCCGTGGGGGCGGTCCACTCGCCCTGGAACTCCTCCTTGCCAACAGCCTTCTCGGCCGCGGCCTGCTCCTCCTTCTCAATCTGGAACGGGACAAAGAGGTTACAAATTAGGGATGTGACGTCACAATTTGAGTGAGAGCTCAGGTAAGCAGGCACCACAGGTATATGGATTCTTAGCGCAAGCATACAACACCACATCAGAAGCATATTTTGCTTCAAGTTATTCCATCACTGATTGAGATGAGTCAGTTACGGTTTCAGACTGCCATCTCACCCACAGTGATGGTTTTACTATTCCCTTCCAACGACAACTCACCCAGTCACTGACCGGACAACGCAAGTGCTTTTAGAAGGGGAATGTGCATTCGAGGTCTCCGAACTCAGTTCCTGAATAGCTACACGGTGAGCAGGTTTTTGTTCCAGTCCAACACCAACACATCTGATTCAATTAATCGTGGTCAAGACAGAGGACCATGATTAGTTAAGTTGTATCAAACAATTAGTGCAGGACTAGATCAAAAACCTCAAACACACAGCTCTCCGCGACCATCAAACACACAGCTCTCCGCGACCAGTTGAAAACCCCTGGTATAAACAGTGTGTGAACCACAGCGTCCCAGTATGTCAGTTACCTCCTCTGGATCTCTGTAGAAGTAGAGATCAGGCATGACCTCCCAGGGGTGTTCCCTGGAGATGGTGCCCCTCATCCGCAGCACCTCCCTGGACAGCATCCACCACATCAGACCAACAGAGTGGTGGCCCTGGAACACATCATACAACAGTCAGTTAGACCTAGGGTTGTATACTAAGTCCCTGATGATTATATGCACTGGCAACAGTCAGTCATACAGAAGTCAAACGAAGGCCATCAACAGAATTGATCAGTCTAAACGAGTAGAATTGGTTAGTGGATTAACTGATACCCAGTAAAAACATGACTACATGGGAGGGCGTCGACTACTGACGAGGAAGTGCAAAGGAAACTCCCTAGGAAGGAAGAGTCCCAGTAGGGTACATGGTTGTGGCTCAGGTCACTATCAAACTCCAGTCATGGGGCAGCAGCCCTACTGATGTTAGCGAAAACCCGGCCAGATCACTCTGGCACACTTCCGACACCTGAACACAGACATCAGACCGTGTCAGGCTTTAATTGTGTGCTGCATATTTCCATCAGTTGACCAAGATATCGGCAGAAGTTCCCATCTACCCTTTCACTTTGAGGAATCCCTATTGGGGACAAAACTGATATGATAAGCTGTTAAAGTCGTTCTCTCTCTTattcatacatacacacattatatatacatacatacacttttatatgtatgtatgtgtgtatatatatatacacacttttatatgtatgtgtgtatatgtatatatatacatacacaaaaATGAGAGACCACTAGAACATACATCTGTAGTCTATGGGCTGTCTGTACCTTGTTGTTGCAGGGGATGGCGATGTCCACGTATCTGAGGGGAGAGTCAGTGTTGCACATGGCGATGGTGGGGATGTTGACGTAGGAGGCCTCAGTCAGGGGCTGGTGGTCGGCACGGGGGTCGGTCACAATCAGGAGGCGGGGTTCACGGAAAGCAGCCTGGATCTGATTGGTGAAGGTTCCGGGGGTAAAACGACCGTGGAAGGTGGTGGCGCCGGTGGCGGACGCAAACTTCAGCACAGCCCTCTGGTCGGAGAAGAACGGGGAGTGGAGTTAGTGGATTGGCTAACAAGCAGGAGGTGACTCAGTCAAGAATATAACTTAGCAGTAATATGGTATGTTTGGTTGTGGCTCAGGTCACTATCAAACTCCAGTCATTGGGCAGCGGCCCTACTGATGTTAGCGAAAACCCGGCCGGATCACTCTGGCACACTTCCGACACCTGAACACAGACGTCACAGTGCCAGGCTTTAATTGTGTGCGGTTAAGCTAGTCACCCACAATTACACCAGGCCAACTGAGCTGACCAAGGTAATGTTCATTAGGGAACACCAGGAAATAAaaacgtttcttattggacaagtatAGATAGTACCTCTCCTCTAGACCGTTCACTTCCATTTGTGCCTGCTGAACATAACCCAAGAGAAACTCTGGACCCTCGTATATGTCAGGTTAGCTAGCAGTGGGGGTCTCACCTGTCCAGTGTTCCTGGAGGAGATGACGCAGACATCAGCTGGGTTCTCAATGGCCACGATGGCACGAGCAGCCAGCAGCAGCTTCTCCCACGTCTTCTTCAGGTTGATGATGTACACACCTGCGGGGGACAACCAGTTACATTAATTACATGCTGATACCCGACACGCATACagccataatgtctatacacatgCTATCCTCTCTCAGGACAATCAATGAAGAAAAAGACTACTGATTAAAACTGACTGAGAACCGGTGTTTCACCAACATTGAGATCATTATCTATTGGATAAATGTTTGAGCGAAAAACATTCAATATTAGAAAGAGATGTTCCATCACTGATTGAGATGAGTCAGTTACGGTTTCAGACTGCCATCTCACCCACAGTGATGGTTTTACTATTCCCTTCCAACGACAACTCACCCAGTCACTGACCGGACAACGCAAGTGCTTTTAGAAGGGGAATGTGCATTTCAGAGGTATCAACAACTCTGATCCTATAAACCTGTGTGCAGActattgttccagcccagcaccgACACAtctgattcagtgtatcatgtcaAGACCACGAATAGTCGAATTATGTATGAAAATGCAGGGCCGGAACAAAAGCATTCACATCCTCCACAGTCAAAATATGTGCGAGGTCAGGAAGTCTTCAGATCGTAAAGTGACAAAATAGCCAGGGATCTCGTATTCCTCCACTCACCATCACTCTTTCTCTTGTACGTGTAGTGCTCCATCTGGAAGTCCATGTTGGTACCTCCCAGGTGGGTCCCGGCTGCCAGGAACTTGAGcacatcctcctccttcatctGCAGCACATCCAGACCTCCGGACATCGTGACCACTTTTCCTAAGTTACGAGTTATGTGGAAAAGCTGGcggggggggaagagaggagacgggtgagatgtTGTATAAAGGTAGGGAAGCAGAGAATGGTTGCAGTTGGAACTGAGGGGTCATTGTGGCTCAGGTCACTATCAAACTCCAGTCATGGGGCAGCAGCCCTACTGATGTTAGCGAAAACCCGGCCAGATCACTCTGGCACACTTCCGACACCTGAACACAGACATTAGACCGTGTCAGGCTTTAATTGTGTGCTGAACAAACTGTCAAAGCTGCAATGCTTATAATGATTTAGTGTACTTATACAGGCACTTGTCATGGGGACTTGGAATCAGTTTCTAAAAACAGAATTTACAATTATTAAATCAAAATATTGTTGCAGTTCCTTATGAATGACATCTGATCTCAGAGTGATGATCAGCATGAGCATGTGGGgaagaggggcggcaggtagcctagtggttcgaggGTTGGGTCGACAGTGATTCGATCCAGcgacctgagctgacaaggtaaaaatctgttgttctgcaacctgaacaaggcagttaaccaacggttccctggtaggccgtcattgtaaataagaatttgttcttaactgacttgcatagtgaaatttaaaaaagtgATGCAATGTTGCTGACCAATTCATATCAATATATACAATGAGGCAAAAGAGCACTGATACATGTGTGAAACTAGTCTGGTTGCATCTATGGATGTTGGTTACTTTAGTTATTAGTATCCAGCTTCTTCAATGGATTTCAAGAACACGCATGGCTTAACTAGCTACTAGTGCTAAAGTTAGTAGTAGCTACATGGCTTCTGGCCTAACTGTCCAACATGTAATTCACTATTTACAGCGGTTGTATTTATACGGATATAGGAAACAATCAGACACAACTTCATAGTTGTTCGTAACAAGGCTTTAGTATTTGTCTCCGCAACTTTTATCTCAAGAAAATAGTAAATTGTTATCTCACCACGAGACAACGCCGTATGGAGTTCTGTACTTCACggtaaaagagaaagagaaacggAAGTGACGTCTTTATATACTGTAAATTCCACCAATCATCTTCCATTTCCTTCTCCAGGATTAATAGTAGAAGCAATTCATAAAAAGGTCGATAGATGGTAGTCAAATCATTTGAGTCTAAAGTGCTATGAGAAAGGGCATAAATTGTGATGGGAAGCAGTTCAAATCCAGTTAAATCTCTAATTAAATACTGTAAAGTTCATGCCAAGAGATCATGCCATCACCCCATATAGTAATGATTGATTGAACGCTTTATAGTCTATTTACGTCAGTAAAATTATAGGTTGCCATTTTGAGGTCCTTTATCTTTGAATATTTTGATGccatttcaattaagacattatCCAATTCGGTAATGTTCAAAGGGAATATAAAATCCACTGCTTTCAAATTAAATCAATTCAGGCCACATCATAAGAAAGTGATTAGTTTCAGCCGGTTCCTGCCTGGGATGAAATACATAGTCAgtcaggagagagaagaagaagaacactgcagcccgcctggtttgcaaccttcccaagttctcccgcTCCTCCGCACAATCCACTGGCTTCCAGGCGAAGCGCGCATCATCttcaagaccatggtgcttgcctacggagcagcaagaggaactgcccctccttaccttcaggctatgctcaaaccctacaccccaatccgagtactccgttctgccacctcaggtatcttggccctcccacccctatgggagggcagctcccggctcagcccagtccaagctcttctctgtcctggcaccccaatgatggaaccagcttccccctgaagctaggacagctgagtccctgcccatcttccaaaaGCACCTGAAACCCTACCTTTTCAAAGAGTATCAAATAATCCCCTTCCTCACCTCAAGGAAAAGTGTGCTTACtctgcctgtgatatgtggttgccccacctagctatcttaagatgaatgcactaactataagtcactctggataagtgtAAATGTAGGAAGCAATGAGTCATACAAgactatatctatctatatctgaTGGCTGATAATCCACTGAAAGACCAGACTTCTCTGTGAACTCCCCTCACTCTTTTGATATATCACTGTCTCTAGTTCCCCTCTCTGACAACCTTACTCTGCTTTTATCGGCCAAGTCTGTTTGCGTTACGGATTGGTACTGTACTCACGGCTGTATGTATTTCTCATGGTTATGCATGTTATTTTAACAGGGACAACTGTAAAAGTGGGAGAGCAAAGATAGTGGATTGGTGTTTCAAGGAAGATCTGTCCTACTTTGCAAGGAATCTGTGCTGCTAGATAATACTTTCCTATTTTAAGAAAACTTTTACCTGACCTCAGTCTTAGTGACTGTGTCCTTGTGCATATCAGCACGTGTCGATTAACCTCTGATCATGTTCCCCCTCTCCCTACACCAGGGAAAGTCAGCTGTGGGGATGTCTACTGCAGTGCCTGTCTCTTCCTCAGGACACATGGGCCCCGGTGTTCTGAGGACATGAGCTGTAGCCTGTCACTGTCTGTTATGTCAATGTGGTGTTGCTTTGGAGAGACCAGTGGGCTATACAACAAAttaggatcaatgagttagccagctaactttgataagcAACCAGAAATAACTATTGATCTTCTGGTTCATTATAAAAGCTAAACTTAGATATGTGTTCATTTGTTGAATCAATTAGATCATGCCCATCTCATGCttgttttaataaaaaataaaagcttAGACtatttaggcaagtcagttggtTTTCTCCTTGATCAGCATTGTAGTAAACCCCTTGGTACTGAGGTTTGAGCCTGACAATACAGCAGCTCAAGGTAGAGACACCCACAAAGGATGATAACATGATGAACCAATGTTGAAGTTAATCTAGGCAAAGATTGGATCAAATAAACACCAGGAATTGTACAAAAATGGGGGGAATTTTATTAACTTAAAAACAAAAACAGGCACAGCATCGGTCTgagcaaactcacacacacaaaatattgacacaaATAACAGACCATATACAATGTAAAGTCACAATATCAAGGACAAtagtgatagtgatgataatcGCCAAGGCAAAAATGTTACAGCACAGGACAATTTGGTGTAAGAGTTGTTACTGTgttacaacaacaaaacacacagacaAGGGCTGAAGAACTACCAATTCGCAAGAAAAGTTAATCACCCCAGTCCTTTTACCAGCCGCTAAGGGGCTTGAATGAACGAATATGCGTTGAATTCTAAAGTGCATTCACTGACTGGCATTGAGCTAAGGTTTACTCAGTGTTTCCCCTCTCAATGACTCAAactacactcagtggccagtttattaggtacacacccgcgttcacgaaaatggttcgctcctacagacagtgagtcacgtggccgtggcttg from Salvelinus alpinus chromosome 2, SLU_Salpinus.1, whole genome shotgun sequence carries:
- the LOC139568535 gene encoding small ribosomal subunit protein uS2 isoform X1, whose translation is MSGGLDVLQMKEEDVLKFLAAGTHLGGTNMDFQMEHYTYKRKSDGVYIINLKKTWEKLLLAARAIVAIENPADVCVISSRNTGQRAVLKFASATGATTFHGRFTPGTFTNQIQAAFREPRLLIVTDPRADHQPLTEASYVNIPTIAMCNTDSPLRYVDIAIPCNNKGHHSVGLMWWMLSREVLRMRGTISREHPWEVMPDLYFYRDPEEIEKEEQAAAEKAVGKEEFQGEWTAPTADFAQPEVADWSEGVAVPSVPIQQFPAGIEGKSFTEAAAPSKAPAAAEGFAEDWSAQPATEDWSAAPTAQATEWGGASADWS
- the LOC139568535 gene encoding small ribosomal subunit protein uS2 isoform X2, whose amino-acid sequence is MSGGLDVLQMKEEDVLKFLAAGTHLGGTNMDFQMEHYTYKRKSDGVYIINLKKTWEKLLLAARAIVAIENPADVCVISSRNTGQRAVLKFASATGATTFHGRFTPGTFTNQIQAAFREPRLLIVTDPRADHQPLTEASYVNIPTIAMCNTDSPLRYVDIAIPCNNKGHHSVGLMWWMLSREVLRMRGTISREHPWEVMPDLYFYRDPEEIEKEEQAAAEKAVGKEEFQGEWTAPTADFAQPEVADWSEGVAVPSVPIQQFPAGIEAAAPSKAPAAAEGFAEDWSAQPATEDWSAAPTAQATEWGGASADWS